A part of Candidatus Omnitrophota bacterium genomic DNA contains:
- a CDS encoding helix-hairpin-helix domain-containing protein yields the protein MKNFKRQYSYLSRNKGSILVVSVWVLVAFSILSVGLYGIVSSRLKVAQVLEGRVTGQYLAKAACVWFKAKQASGKEPLDTISKLQEKQVHEFGRWKFTYTLTDEESNININTASMDVISRLPGFDKELAEEVYESKLKPFNVKEGLLLIEGVSEEAFNSCKDIITVYGSGGVNINTADTQVLQVLGLDTSLIDLIKSFRAGPDGKEGTADDGIFASTTEIINNLRSYSSLFEAQEAKLVQLISQNALVTSSQAFTLNIETTILEKAMMRYNIVVDKDKIKRWEEL from the coding sequence ATGAAGAATTTCAAAAGACAATATTCATACCTATCGCGCAATAAAGGCAGTATCCTTGTGGTGTCTGTCTGGGTACTGGTCGCGTTCTCTATCTTAAGCGTCGGCCTATACGGCATAGTCTCATCGCGCTTAAAGGTTGCCCAGGTTCTTGAGGGCAGGGTGACGGGCCAATACCTGGCCAAAGCCGCGTGTGTCTGGTTCAAGGCCAAGCAAGCGTCGGGAAAGGAGCCTCTCGACACCATATCGAAATTACAGGAAAAGCAGGTCCATGAATTTGGCAGGTGGAAATTTACCTATACGCTGACCGACGAAGAGAGCAATATAAATATAAATACAGCTTCTATGGATGTGATTTCAAGGCTCCCGGGTTTTGATAAGGAATTAGCGGAAGAAGTGTATGAATCGAAACTTAAGCCATTCAATGTTAAAGAGGGATTGCTTTTGATAGAAGGCGTAAGCGAGGAAGCTTTCAACAGCTGTAAAGATATCATAACGGTTTATGGCTCCGGCGGCGTCAATATAAATACCGCTGATACGCAAGTATTACAAGTTTTGGGGTTAGATACGAGCCTGATAGATTTGATAAAAAGTTTCAGGGCGGGACCCGACGGTAAAGAAGGCACGGCAGATGACGGTATATTCGCAAGTACAACCGAAATAATCAATAATCTGCGCTCTTATTCATCATTATTCGAGGCCCAGGAGGCGAAGCTTGTCCAGCTGATAAGCCAGAACGCGCTTGTCACATCATCCCAGGCTTTTACATTGAATATTGAAACTACTATTCTCGAAAAGGCAATGATGAGGTATAATATTGTTGTGGATAAAGATAAGATTAAACGCTGGGAGGAACTTTAA
- the gspG gene encoding type II secretion system major pseudopilin GspG has protein sequence MLKKGFTLIELMLVVIIIGILVAMIVPRMAGRSEQARIAVAQADVDLNIATALKLYEIDNGAFPTTDEGLQALLSAPPSAKNWKGPYLDKKPLDPWNNPYQYKSPGTHRTHDYDLWSNGKSGVEGADVIGNWQKQ, from the coding sequence ATGCTTAAAAAAGGTTTTACGCTCATTGAGCTTATGCTCGTTGTTATAATAATAGGCATTCTCGTTGCTATGATAGTTCCTCGTATGGCCGGCAGATCCGAACAGGCCCGCATCGCCGTTGCGCAGGCCGATGTTGACCTGAATATCGCGACAGCGTTGAAACTTTATGAGATCGATAATGGCGCGTTCCCTACGACTGATGAAGGGCTGCAGGCATTGCTTTCAGCGCCTCCTTCGGCTAAGAATTGGAAAGGGCCTTATCTGGATAAGAAGCCGTTGGACCCATGGAATAATCCATATCAATATAAAAGCCCCGGCACGCATAGGACTCACGATTACGATCTGTGGTCAAATGGCAAAAGCGGGGTTGAAGGCGCGGACGTTATTGGCAATTGGCAGAAGCAATAA
- a CDS encoding type II secretion system protein: MHNKRAFTLIETLLAMTIFAFIGLGIAMSFFSGIKLWDRATTSGLWINDMVLNFETVSKELRQSLDVPAIGFEGDIKSFSFPGLSGNKIVKVSYSFDAAAKAIKRSETMIKDIIEEKMKVESVEKNAFPLDEFSAQYLKMDKDSKSLEWKDEWKKEDGIFIAVRFKGKSHNEEFQKTIFIPIAQ, from the coding sequence ATGCATAACAAACGAGCATTCACCCTCATAGAGACGCTTCTTGCGATGACGATATTTGCTTTTATAGGGCTGGGCATAGCGATGAGCTTTTTTTCAGGCATCAAGCTATGGGATCGCGCCACGACCTCCGGACTTTGGATAAATGATATGGTATTGAACTTCGAAACCGTTTCCAAAGAACTGCGTCAGAGCCTCGATGTGCCCGCTATAGGCTTCGAAGGCGATATAAAAAGTTTTTCTTTTCCGGGATTATCGGGAAACAAAATTGTGAAGGTCTCCTACTCTTTTGACGCGGCCGCGAAAGCTATCAAAAGAAGCGAGACGATGATAAAAGATATTATCGAGGAAAAAATGAAGGTCGAATCCGTAGAAAAAAACGCTTTTCCTTTGGATGAATTTTCGGCCCAGTATTTAAAGATGGACAAGGATTCTAAAAGCCTTGAGTGGAAAGATGAGTGGAAGAAAGAAGACGGCATATTTATCGCGGTAAGGTTTAAAGGCAAATCGCATAATGAAGAATTTCAAAAGACAATATTCATACCTATCGCGCAATAA
- a CDS encoding type II secretion system protein, producing the protein MKNRAFSLIELMVAVSVLAIGIIMIARSFLSASSAINNGEHRILALNLLGEKMSGIEEQALKGIDKLDDINENITINFKAFTVRSDISLIKIDEDSKENINSIVLSAQWLEGTKSYDEVVATYIDFGRKE; encoded by the coding sequence GTGAAGAACAGAGCGTTTTCGCTGATAGAACTCATGGTAGCGGTGTCGGTGCTGGCAATCGGCATCATTATGATAGCACGCTCTTTCCTCTCGGCGTCCAGCGCCATAAATAACGGTGAGCACAGGATACTTGCTTTGAATCTTCTCGGAGAAAAGATGAGCGGTATTGAAGAGCAGGCGCTTAAAGGAATAGATAAGCTCGATGATATCAACGAGAATATCACCATCAATTTTAAGGCGTTTACCGTCAGGTCTGATATAAGCCTGATAAAGATAGACGAAGACAGCAAGGAGAATATCAATAGTATAGTATTGAGCGCGCAGTGGCTGGAGGGCACAAAGTCCTACGATGAGGTCGTCGCGACGTATATCGATTTTGGCAGGAAAGAATAA